In Geotoga petraea, a single window of DNA contains:
- the ltaE gene encoding low-specificity L-threonine aldolase, whose amino-acid sequence MKFIDLRSDTVTHPTDEMRQAMANAEVGDDVYQDDPTTKELEKYAAEITGKEAALFVPSGTFGNQLALFTHCERGNEVIIGKDSHIIVHEVGAASVIAGVQMRTLNTKKGEMNIEEIEETIRKEEDIHFPKTGLIALENAYSNGKALSLNYMKNVRKISKKYNIPIHLDGARLFNAATALNVDVKEIADEVDSIQFCLSKGLCSPIGSLLVGRNSFIEKARKKRKLMGGGLRQTGILAAAGLISLKKMTKRLNEDHIRAKKLAKEISKIPGISIDIGDVDINLVFFKIDKNKYKIDDMVDFFRKRNIIINPEENGYMRFVTHYWIKNEDIEHVIETTKRYFNYMEI is encoded by the coding sequence ATGAAGTTCATTGATTTAAGAAGTGATACTGTTACTCACCCTACTGATGAAATGAGACAAGCAATGGCAAATGCTGAAGTTGGTGATGATGTTTATCAAGACGATCCTACTACAAAAGAATTAGAAAAATACGCTGCTGAAATTACTGGAAAAGAAGCGGCACTTTTTGTACCATCAGGTACTTTTGGAAATCAATTGGCTTTATTTACACATTGTGAAAGAGGCAATGAAGTTATAATTGGTAAAGATTCTCACATTATAGTTCATGAAGTAGGAGCTGCTTCTGTTATAGCGGGAGTTCAAATGAGAACTTTAAACACCAAAAAAGGGGAAATGAACATTGAAGAAATAGAAGAAACAATTAGAAAAGAAGAAGATATTCATTTTCCAAAAACTGGATTAATAGCCCTTGAAAACGCTTATTCAAATGGAAAAGCACTATCTTTGAACTACATGAAAAATGTCAGAAAAATATCAAAAAAATATAATATCCCAATACATCTTGATGGAGCAAGATTGTTTAACGCTGCAACAGCTTTAAATGTAGATGTAAAAGAAATAGCAGATGAAGTAGATTCAATTCAATTTTGTTTGTCAAAAGGACTATGTTCACCGATCGGTTCTTTGTTGGTAGGAAGAAACTCTTTTATAGAGAAAGCAAGGAAAAAGAGAAAATTAATGGGTGGTGGTTTAAGGCAAACTGGAATTTTAGCCGCTGCTGGATTAATTTCACTCAAAAAAATGACAAAAAGATTGAATGAAGATCATATTAGGGCAAAAAAACTTGCCAAAGAAATTTCAAAAATACCTGGAATATCCATTGATATTGGCGATGTAGATATAAACTTAGTTTTTTTCAAAATAGATAAAAACAAGTACAAAATAGATGATATGGTAGATTTTTTTAGAAAAAGAAACATAATTATAAACCCAGAAGAGAATGGATATATGAGATTTGTAACCCATTATTGGATTAAAAATGAAGATATAGAACATGTAATAGAAACTACAAAAAGATACTTCAATTACATGGAAATATAA
- a CDS encoding HD-GYP domain-containing protein, which yields MDKIPFKNFILKRINIYSIIILTTAFVLIFMLFLFINKQIRTATDEQLNFVIKKTMINYDLQLNEMENNLTSLMKEELENINSFNEEKIENAIDRIHNNTKYKHLIKNTHYFLINEKGIIEKTSYEDDLGLNLSEITVLWNNLKPLNPGQIFVQSTTNENGTNFPWLYIYKKLSEDYYLEFGVDFHNDFNTIIFSPLLDFVKESETIKNIEIYSPYFESFLENKNLEVKYKEYLQTIPEGEIHYIDTGFYKSKAFYKLQSDYGYRYVTLNLDYANSRNIFFSLLILLLFVPIFIFFFMRKFIVKETDKIIKPIKATANMMKEFTENDYTLDLEKISDSKIQEIDQIKSEFLIMAKKIRNSVIQQENSNAELEELYENNELLIKKINRIIKITIESKEYENLEEFLKHLFDNIFDFIPEADYGSLSILKDGQRHFIDARGHNLEILQKIDLRNGLFVEAKDIKILDDIIEYDKQSIPKYSADLFIQASKPIKSTLIIPFNANGKVYGSMNLDIDKFSNKEFSQESIRFSKFFSDIITSYLILSEYQNLESKHKESMIRAIINLVEIHDNYTKGHSNNVSKLALEFSQKLGLERDRQLQIYWAALIHDMGKIVIPSSILNKPSRLTPEEFSEIKKHPIYAYDVLKSIDNMEDIAEYIKYHHERIDGKGYPEGLKGKEIPLESRIISICDSFDAMTSERSYKKAFTKEQAIKELINNKGIQFDEKLVDSFVKLVLKD from the coding sequence ATGGATAAGATACCTTTCAAAAACTTCATATTAAAAAGAATAAACATTTACTCAATAATAATTCTAACAACAGCATTCGTATTAATTTTTATGCTGTTTTTGTTTATAAATAAACAAATTAGAACTGCAACCGATGAGCAGTTAAATTTTGTCATCAAAAAGACTATGATAAATTACGATCTTCAATTGAATGAAATGGAAAACAACCTGACTTCACTAATGAAAGAAGAACTGGAAAACATTAATTCTTTCAACGAAGAAAAAATAGAGAATGCTATAGATAGGATACATAACAACACTAAATATAAGCACTTAATCAAAAACACCCATTATTTTCTTATAAATGAAAAAGGTATAATAGAAAAAACTTCTTATGAAGATGATTTAGGTTTAAATTTATCTGAAATAACTGTTCTATGGAACAACCTTAAACCTTTAAACCCAGGACAAATTTTTGTTCAATCCACCACTAACGAAAATGGAACTAATTTCCCTTGGTTATATATATATAAAAAACTTTCAGAAGATTATTATCTTGAGTTTGGTGTGGACTTTCATAATGATTTTAATACCATTATATTCAGCCCTCTGTTAGATTTTGTAAAAGAAAGTGAAACAATAAAAAATATAGAAATTTATTCTCCTTACTTTGAAAGTTTTTTAGAAAATAAAAATTTAGAAGTTAAGTATAAAGAATATTTACAAACAATTCCAGAGGGAGAAATACATTATATTGATACTGGATTTTATAAGTCTAAAGCTTTTTATAAACTTCAATCGGATTACGGTTATAGATATGTGACGCTAAATTTAGATTATGCAAATTCCAGAAATATATTTTTTTCATTGTTAATACTGTTATTATTTGTCCCAATTTTTATATTTTTCTTCATGAGAAAATTTATAGTAAAAGAGACAGATAAAATAATAAAACCTATAAAAGCTACTGCAAATATGATGAAGGAATTTACAGAAAATGATTACACCTTGGATCTGGAAAAAATTAGCGATTCTAAAATACAGGAAATAGACCAAATTAAAAGCGAATTTTTGATCATGGCAAAAAAAATTAGAAATTCCGTAATCCAACAAGAAAATTCAAATGCAGAGTTAGAAGAGCTATATGAAAACAACGAATTATTGATCAAAAAAATAAATAGGATTATAAAAATAACCATAGAATCAAAAGAATACGAGAACCTTGAAGAATTTTTAAAACATCTGTTTGACAATATATTTGATTTCATACCAGAAGCTGATTATGGCTCATTAAGCATATTAAAAGATGGACAAAGACATTTTATTGACGCAAGAGGTCATAATCTCGAAATATTGCAAAAAATAGATTTGCGCAACGGCCTTTTCGTAGAAGCAAAAGATATTAAAATATTGGATGATATTATTGAATATGATAAACAATCTATTCCTAAATATTCTGCAGATTTGTTCATTCAAGCTTCTAAACCTATAAAAAGTACATTAATTATTCCTTTCAATGCAAACGGCAAAGTCTATGGAAGCATGAATTTAGATATAGATAAATTTTCCAATAAGGAATTCTCTCAAGAATCCATAAGGTTCTCAAAGTTTTTCTCAGACATAATTACTTCATATCTAATCCTTTCTGAATATCAAAATTTAGAAAGTAAGCACAAAGAAAGCATGATTAGAGCCATAATAAATCTTGTTGAAATTCATGATAACTATACAAAAGGTCACTCAAATAATGTTTCTAAATTAGCTTTAGAATTTTCACAAAAGCTTGGTTTAGAAAGAGACAGACAGCTTCAAATTTATTGGGCAGCGCTTATACACGACATGGGAAAAATTGTAATACCTTCCAGTATTTTAAACAAACCATCAAGGCTCACTCCAGAAGAATTTTCAGAAATAAAAAAGCATCCCATATATGCATATGATGTTTTGAAAAGTATAGATAACATGGAAGACATTGCTGAATATATTAAATACCATCACGAAAGAATTGATGGAAAAGGTTATCCAGAAGGACTAAAAGGAAAAGAAATTCCCTTAGAATCAAGGATAATTTCCATTTGTGATTCATTTGATGCTATGACAAGTGAAAGAAGTTATAAAAAAGCATTTACAAAGGAACAAGCTATAAAAGAATTAATTAATAATAAAGGTATACAGTTTGATGAAAAACTTGTAGATAGTTTTGTTAAATTAGTTCTTAAAGATTAA
- a CDS encoding MBL fold metallo-hydrolase: MKYVELKNNIGYIVFPTNIGILKNGKEIMVIDTGLDSRSSKLILKFLEDNDLNLKYILNTHSHSDHSGGNYYLQKETDCKIITPYLEDYFVENQFLKPIYVYSGATAPKQLKNRFMQSKDSKVFKTINKDEIFNFGEHEILAVDLNGHTYNHLGYIVNGVLFSGDAVISEDNLSKTKMSYYVDVEKLMDSINLLSKLEYELILPSHGKHSEKNKELLNYNREKIALINRLIIDITKEEINEEDLFSKVFTELDMNIRTTTEFFLMRSTLMAHISYLSDKNKIKIIVKNNRIYYKAV, from the coding sequence TTGAAGTATGTTGAATTAAAAAATAACATTGGATATATTGTTTTTCCAACAAACATAGGAATTTTAAAAAATGGGAAAGAAATAATGGTAATAGATACTGGATTGGATAGCAGATCATCAAAATTGATATTGAAGTTTTTAGAGGACAACGATCTAAATTTAAAATATATTTTGAACACCCATTCTCATTCTGACCATAGTGGTGGAAACTACTATTTACAGAAAGAAACAGATTGTAAAATAATAACCCCTTATTTAGAAGATTATTTTGTAGAAAATCAATTTTTGAAACCTATTTATGTTTACTCTGGAGCGACTGCACCAAAACAGTTGAAAAATAGATTTATGCAGTCAAAAGATTCAAAAGTTTTCAAAACAATAAATAAGGATGAAATTTTTAATTTTGGTGAGCATGAAATATTAGCTGTCGATTTAAATGGACATACATATAATCATTTAGGATACATAGTAAATGGTGTGTTGTTTTCAGGAGATGCAGTGATTAGCGAGGATAACCTTAGCAAGACAAAGATGTCTTACTACGTTGATGTAGAAAAACTGATGGATTCAATTAATTTGCTGAGTAAGCTTGAATACGAATTAATATTACCTTCTCATGGGAAGCACAGTGAAAAAAATAAAGAATTACTCAATTATAATAGAGAAAAAATAGCTTTAATTAACAGGTTGATAATTGATATAACAAAAGAAGAAATAAATGAAGAGGATTTGTTTTCGAAAGTTTTTACAGAGCTCGACATGAATATTAGAACTACAACGGAATTTTTCTTGATGAGGTCAACTTTAATGGCTCATATTTCGTATTTAAGTGATAAAAATAAAATTAAAATTATTGTTAAAAATAATAGAATATATTATAAAGCTGTATGA
- a CDS encoding putative motility protein gives MDSMQVSAMQSNISTAQTGMQVSTAVAKKAMDTSKLIGNMLMENIQASKVDVSFAQDSNRGKFVDFRV, from the coding sequence ATGGATTCAATGCAAGTTTCTGCAATGCAGTCTAATATCTCTACAGCACAAACAGGAATGCAAGTATCAACAGCTGTTGCAAAAAAAGCAATGGACACATCAAAACTGATTGGAAATATGTTAATGGAAAATATTCAAGCTTCAAAAGTTGATGTTTCATTCGCTCAAGATAGCAACAGAGGAAAATTTGTTGACTTCCGGGTTTAA